TGCAAGAAAATCTGTGGATTTCTTTAGAGAGAATAGTGATAGGTTCAGGATAGATGTTAATCATATTGCTGTTGGTGGCTCATCAGCTGGAGCCATAACATCCCTTCACCTTGCCTATACAGATGATTGGAATAAAGAGGGAATCTTTGCAGTAATTTCTCTATGGGGGGCACTTTTTGACTTCGATGAGATAAAACAGACTGATCCTACTCTCCTTATTATTCACGGAACAGAGGATAAGGTTGTTCCCTTTGAAATGGCGAAAGAACTTAAAAACAAACTTGATGAACTTGGTATCTTTAATGAGTTTCATCCCATTGAAGGGGAGGGTCATGCTCCATGGAGACACTTAAAGGATATAGAAACATGGACAAGGGATTTCCTTTTTAAACTTTTAAATAATAAAACTTCCCATGTCCCTTACTATTTTATAGCCATCCACAACGAGCCTTTCAACATGCCAGGGGGAGAAAAGAGGATAGAGGAGTCTTTCTCTGTTTTAAGAGAGATGGTGAAGAAAGCTAATGAATACAATATAAAACTTACTTTGATGTTTTCTCCTCAGTGGGCAGATTACATCTCAAAAAACAAAGAGAGGCTCGCTGAGGTGAAGAGATGGAAGGAGGAGGGACACGAGATAGCAGCACACCATCACAGCATTTATCATGGAAACTGGGATGGCTACACCAACTATCCAGAGGATGTGGCAAAGAAGGAGAGAATAAAAAGAAAAGGTTTCTCTGAACCATATCTTGGTACATTAAAGGATCTTATTTCAAAATTAAAGATGATAAATCCAGATATTCATTCAGGTTGTATGAATGATGAAAAGGATAAGAACTGTTTACCTGACGCGATTATATACGATACATGCTCAGGTTTTGCAAACTTTGGAGAGGTTATAAGAGTTGGAGACGCCTCTGATCCTAAAAAGGGAATAAATGAATTTGTTCTTGTTGGCAAAGTGAATGGGATTAAGAGGAAGTGGCTTGCACATTATCAGATAACCACAAGACAGAGAGAGAAACTTGCAGAGGATGTCTTTAACTCTCTTGATTCTGGTGTCTATGGAGTTGTAACCCACAGTGTAGAGAGTCAGGCAGAGTATTTCTATAAATTTCTTGATTTCCTACACTCCAAAGACAAAACAGGGAAATACAGTAAGACACTCTCCCAGATAATAGATGAAAAGATACTGCCTGAAAGGGAAATACCAGATGAACTTTTAAATCCTTAAGGTTTCTTTCTTAGAATTATTATGGGAGTTTGCCAGTCTTCATTTCCTGCAGGATTATCGCTCATAACATCCTCAACCCAACTTTTATCAACACCACTGCTTTTTCCCACAACCCATGCTATTCCAAGATCGTT
This DNA window, taken from Caldisericia bacterium, encodes the following:
- a CDS encoding carboxylesterase family protein, coding for MKLKYGVIFSLVLILILSSCIPQDNEIPKDEEKTRYYDEIFSEVRVEKDIVYGESVDYTGKRIELKLDVYEPKGNSEDKRPLIIWIHGGGFKSGDKNNVKIVELCKYFAKRGYVTASINYRLRKRPKKDLEGAIKDAVEDARKSVDFFRENSDRFRIDVNHIAVGGSSAGAITSLHLAYTDDWNKEGIFAVISLWGALFDFDEIKQTDPTLLIIHGTEDKVVPFEMAKELKNKLDELGIFNEFHPIEGEGHAPWRHLKDIETWTRDFLFKLLNNKTSHVPYYFIAIHNEPFNMPGGEKRIEESFSVLREMVKKANEYNIKLTLMFSPQWADYISKNKERLAEVKRWKEEGHEIAAHHHSIYHGNWDGYTNYPEDVAKKERIKRKGFSEPYLGTLKDLISKLKMINPDIHSGCMNDEKDKNCLPDAIIYDTCSGFANFGEVIRVGDASDPKKGINEFVLVGKVNGIKRKWLAHYQITTRQREKLAEDVFNSLDSGVYGVVTHSVESQAEYFYKFLDFLHSKDKTGKYSKTLSQIIDEKILPEREIPDELLNP